From Zingiber officinale cultivar Zhangliang chromosome 5B, Zo_v1.1, whole genome shotgun sequence, the proteins below share one genomic window:
- the LOC121984680 gene encoding uncharacterized protein LOC121984680 isoform X3 produces the protein MASDRGDLHASAGDRRVKLRYSYGGKILPRLSDGALRYVGGETRILTVHRDTSLAEILRRMGEVCGGTVVLRYQLPDEDLDALISVSTSEDLENMMEEYDKMVADNTNAKLRVFLFSPSDVSGSGAGPPLAPYHDLQDTGARYLEAVNGLDSSIRRRDSGTSFSSTQNSDGLMAVEALANEGQDVPGLLPTTDYNDQTQILSSSQYELPPMLPNQSKFFNSVQPELLSAPPTVPRRYIEQRHDYPQPFLGRGTPPINVVVAPDACMPPEQIDTTTAHAGNGMTRVDFQTDLNTGRVVRIPGDTKLQPLSKLPPLPPPHFLAPNMERRPVPASSQGLTIKFVDCSLCQKALPHVHSDTLINEQGIGHGYAIPATNMLLQSHYSEDLAKRVPLQTADSGADIQAKNLAVLAPRNHEFFERAPAMSHINVRPSVNSANLDHAKTSEPPVSVGLSAALQPSNGTESTPEKSHKEGSVLKQQPLPINRDHSNIVLTPASLSAPHNTYGSLLTPQSHREDSLQQQMHLPQKIGFHNYPFNPSFIHKSFVTDVNLGANPDVLALYSHVRPMDSMNPPRAPGFSDHPRPTVVLADIGISKGLNSEQPPFVVASSHNIGPQDRGSELSFSNPPIASGVVPEGNSSLLSSQLPSVMRDVAHLQSVQLSNNIHSPYITGNHELYLYHHEAGAGPRGMFNYADPINDNQACNKNLSDKNNEIPSVHPVEVFSNGFIPQTDSAQLLRNMNQMQQVVSSDPLVSNMDPQKLLDSTILPPGASNVSSATKDFCNRNYPVNNIGSELTVPVAVSVQTPNSLNMDAPKELPHPLKDLGDAQIKEDNQNTEGNTSTLAVTLQSSELPVPAFNSRETKETIHGPFREHTTIEDTTVTDEKKETKTKQLGKAKNGFPNTDEIGNLQVIKNNDLEELQELGSGSFGTVYHGKWRGTDVAIKRINDRVFSGNSSEQDRAVCF, from the exons ATGGCTTCCGATCGCGGGGATCTCCATGCTTCAGCCGGGGACCGCAGGGTGAAGCTCCGCTACAGCTACGGCGGGAAGATTCTTCCTCGACTCAGCGACGGTGCACTCCGCTACGTCGGAGGGGAGACCCGCATCCTCACCGTCCACCGCGACACGTCGCTGGCTGAGATCCTACGCAGGATGGGCGAGGTCTGCGGCGGGACGGTCGTGCTCCGGTACCAGCTCCCCGACGAGGATCTTGATGCCCTCATCTCCGTGTCCACGTCGGAGGACCTGGAGAACATGATGGAGGAGTACGATAAGATGGTGGCCGATAATACCAACGCCAAGCTTCGAGTTTTCCTCTTCTCGCCATCGGATGTGTCTGGAAGCGGCGCCGGTCCTCCACTTGCCCCGTACCATGATTTGCAGGATACTGGCGCGAGGTATCTCGAGGCCGTCAATGGATTAGATTCGAGCATCAGGAGAAGGGACAGCGGGACGAGTTTCTCGTCCACCCAGAATTCAGATGGATTGATGGCTGTCGAGGCGCTGGCCAACGAAG GGCAAGATGTTCCAGGTCTTCTGCCGACTACAGATTACAATGACCAAACCCAAATTTTGAGTTCGAGTCAGTATGAACTGCCTCCTATGTTGCCAAATCAAAGCAAATTCTTCAATTCGGTACAGCCTGAATTGCTGTCTGCACCACCAACTGTGCCTCGGCGCTACATAGAGCAGCGACATGACTATCCCCAACCTTTTTTAGGGAGGGGAACTCCACCAATCAATGTTGTGGTGGCACCAGATGCTTGTATGCCACCGGAACAGATTGATACCACAACTGCTCATGCTGGTAATGGGATGACAAGAGTGGATTTTCAGACGGACCTTAATACTGGAAGGGTAGTGAGGATTCCCGGCGATACAAAGTTGCAGCCTTTATCAAAGCTACCTCCACTGCCTCCTCCACACTTTCTCGCACCAAATATGGAACGACGTCCAGTGCCTGCATCATCCCAAGGGCTGACTATTAAATTTGTAGACTGTAGTTTATGTCAGAAAGCCTTGCCCCATGTCCATTCAGATACCTTGATAAATGAGCAAGGTATTGGCCATGGATATGCCATTCCTGCGACAAATATGTTGTTGCAGAGTCACTACTCTGAAGATTTAGCAAAAAGAGTACCACTTCAAACGGCAGACAGTGGTGCGGATATCCAAGCTAAGAATTTAGCTGTTTTAGCTCCTAGGAACCATGAGTTTTTTGAGAGAGCTCCTGCTATGTCTCATATTAATGTGAGGCCATCTGTAAATTCAGCCAACCTGGACCATGCTAAGACTTCTGAACCACCAGTTTCTGTGGGTCTATCAGCAGCCTTGCAACCATCAAATGGAACTGAAAGCACTCCTGAGAAATCTCATAAAGAAGGCTCAGTGTTAAAACAGCAACCATTGCCTATAAATCGTGATCATTCTAATATAGTACTGACACCAGCTTCATTGTCTGCACCACACAACACCTATGGATCTCTCCTCACTCCTCAATCTCATCGAGAGGattctttgcaacaacaaatgcaTTTGCCACAGAAGATTGGATTTCATAACTATCCATTTAATCCAAGTTTTATACATAAATCTTTTGTTACTGATGTTAATTTAGGTGCAAATCCAGATGTCCTGGCCTTGTATAGCCATGTTAGGCCTATGGATAGCATGAATCCTCCTAGGGCTCCAGGCTTCAGTGATCACCCAAGACCAACAGTTGTCTTGGCTGATATTGGCATCTCCAAGGGTTTAAACTCTGAACAGCCGCCATTTGTCGTGGCGAGTAGTCATAACATTGGGCCACAGGATAGAGGGAGTGAACTGTCTTTTAGTAATCCCCCAATTGCATCTGGAGTTGTTCCAGAGGGAAATTCTAGTTTGCTATCTAGTCAGCTGCCATCTGTGATGAGGGATGTTGCTCATCTCCAGAGTGTTCAACTTTCCAATAACATCCACAGTCCATACATCACGGGGAACCATGAGCTATACTTATATCATCATGAAGCAGGAGCTGGACCTAGAGGGATGTTCAATTATGCAGATCCTATCAATGATAATCAAGCCTGCAACAAAAATCTTAGTGACAAAAACAATGAGATCCCCAGTGTCCATCCAGTTGAAGTATTTAGCAATGGGTTTATTCCCCAAACGGACAGCGCTCAGCTTCTCCGCAATATGAACCAAATGCAGCAAGTTGTATCCTCAGACCCACTCGTCAGCAATATGGATCCTCAGAAACTATTGGACAGTACAATCCTGCCTCCCGGAGCAAGCAATGTTTCTTCAGCCACAAAGGACTTTTGCAACAGGAATTATCCTGTAAATAACATAGGGTCTGAGTTAACTGTTCCTGTAGCTGTTTCCGTTCAGACACCAAACTCTTTAAATATGGATGCACCCAAAGAGCTTCCACAtcctttaaaag ATTTAGGAGATGCTCAGATTAAAGAAGATAACCAGAATACTGAAGGGAATACATCCACATTAGCAGTAACACTGCAATCATCTGAACTTCCAGTTCCTGCTTTCAATTCTCGTGAAACAAAAGAGACCATTCACGGTCCTTTCAGAGAACATACAACTATAGAGGACACTACTGTAACAGATGAAAAGAAAGAG ACTAAGACCAAACAATTAGGGAAAGCTAAGAATGGATTTCCTAATACAGATGAGATTGGAAACCTCCAG GtaataaaaaataatgatttgGAGGAGTTGCAAGAACTTGGATCTGGGTCTTTTGGGACCGTGTATCACGGCAAGTGGAGAGGCACAGATGTGGCAATCAAAAGAATCAATGATAGGGTTTTTTCTGGGAATTCATCAGAGCAGGATCGTGCAGTATGTTTCTA A